TAGAAAGGATGATTGTTTTGGGAGAACACCCTATCACAAAAGAGCTACGCTATATACGAATATGCTTAGTTATTTTAGTAATCGTTCTTTTATTTTTCAACAGTGAAAAAGTCGTTGAAATTTCTACAAATCATGATTCCATAGAAAATGTTCCCACCAGTAATATGACACAAATTGCGGAAAATACATTCGCTATTCAAGAATATAATCCATTACTAAATAGCGAACATACAATTAAGATTTTTAAATATAATCCAGATACAAATCAACTTACTCTCGTCAAAGAAGTTAATTCTAGTGATCCGAATTCTTATACTTATCAACTTAATGAGACCGAATAAAGTGAAACTTTAATCAGCCCTCACCAATCGGGCTACCCGGCAAATAGCGGAATAAAGATAAGAGCATTACATATCTCTTATCTTTTTGTTTGCAACTCATTGTACAATGAGTTGCAATTTAATAATTCTCTAGGATTCCCACATTCCACAATAATCCCATTCTTCATGACAACAACACAATCTGCTATCATCGCTCTCTCTACATCATGTGTTGCCACAATTCTCGTTACATCTCTTCCTATCCCTTCAATCATATTCCAAACCAATTCTTGATTGCCCGGATCTAACCCAGCCGTCGGTTCATCTAAAATAATAAGAGTTGGATTTGATACAATCGCTCGCAATAATGCAAGACGTTTTCTTTCGCCTCCTGAAAACTCTTCACCGCTTTTATGTAGCACAGTTTGACTCCCTTCAGGTAACCCTCTAATAATCGGCGTTGCATTTATAAGTTCACTATTTTTTTCTAGCTGATTTTCTAAACCCTCTTCCCCGAAATACATATTCTCTGTTACCGTCGTTCGGAAAAAACGTGGTTCTTGCCACACTGTAGTCATACGAGCTTCATTACCATAATAAGCAATGCTACCGTTAGATGGTTTATACAAGCCCGTTATTAACTTTAAAAGCGTTGTTTTTCCTGCACCGCTTTCTCCCACAATAATAACGAGTTCACCAGGATGAATTTGTAAATCGATATTATGAATTCTACATTTCTCTCCATCATTCTCCTGAAATGAAACATTTGTTATCCTGATCCCCATCGCTCTTTCTACATTGCTATCTGCTGCTCGTTTATTTAAAAAGCAAAAAGCTCTATTTGCCGAAGCGACTGCAACTTGTGTCATTATTAATAAATCGCCCACATAACGGACAGGGAAAAAGAGCATCTCAATTGTCGCTAACACTGCAATGAGTGAACCAACTTCTATTTCTCCCCTCATTATTTTTTGTGCACCTATAATGAGAACAAGGATATATGCTCCTGTTTCAATCACCGTTCCAACTACTCCAATACAATGTTGCATCATCGTCTTCTTTACTTCCGATTTATACGATTGTGCCGTTACTCTTTTAAATAAGCGAATTGCCCATTTTTCTTTTTGTAAACTCCGCAAATCTTGTATCCCCTTTACAAACTGTGACACCATCTCTACAACACTTGAGTGATTTTTTTGAGCAACGCTTGCAATATCTCTTACCTTTTCTCCCATCAGTATTGGAACAATTGTACTTAAAAATAAAAACGGAGTTACCCACAATATAAACTGTATATCTATATGTTGTAGTGCTATGAAAGCCCCAATAAATTGGGCAATAGCGTGTATATATTCTATTAATATAGAGCCATATAATCTGACCCAGTTCGGAATATCAGACACGACCAAAGTTTCTAACTCTCCTTGCTTAATCTTCTCACTCTCTTCAAACGGTAATGAGAAATAGTTACGTAATAATTCTATACGTTTCGTTTGTAATATACGTTGACTCGCTTTTGAACTTATATAATCAAATAAAAGATTGTTCGCCCACATTAAAAAGCGACTACCCGCAAACAAGGCTATATATAAATACGCACCTTTTAGCTCCCTTTGAATAAGATTGTCTACAATTAACCCCATGAAAATTGGGCGTGATAAATTTAAAATGGCAGCAATTATCCCACTACATACAGCTGCTATTACTAATATTTTCTCTTGTCGTAACGGCAACAATATTCTTTTATACTCTGTCATGACGTTTCCTCCATTTTTATAGTAAAAAGAAAGGGATGAAACCAAATGGTTTCATCCCTTTCCATAAAATAAGGAAGCTAACTATTGTTAGCTTCCTTATTGTTCATTTCAATAATTTAGTTCGATACTTTAGATTCTTCAATTTTCTCACGAAGAACCATTTGCAGAATACCACCGTGACGGTAGTAGTCAATTTCAACTTCACTATCGAAACGAGCTACTACTTCAAATTGTTTTTCGTTGCCATCTGCATCAGTTGCAACTACTTTTACAAGATCGCGTGGTCTAACTGTTTTGTCGATTTGAATTTCAAATGACTCGTTACCAACAAGACCTAACGTTTCAGCACTTTCGCCATCTTTAAATTGAAGCGGTAGTACACCCATTAACACTAAGTTACTGCGGTGAATACGTTCGAAGCTTTCTGCGATTACTGCTTTAATACCTAATAAGTTAGTACCTTTCGCAGCCCAGTCACGAGAACTTCCCATACCGTAATCTTTACCAGCAACAACTAGAAGACCTGTTCCATCTTCTTTATATTTCATAGCAGCATCATAGATAGATGTTACTTCACCAGTTGGCCAATATGTTGTATATCCGCCTTCTGTTCCTGGTGCGATTTGGTTTTTAATACGGATGTTTGCGAATGTACCACGCATCATAACTTCATGGTTACCACGACGAGAACCGTAAGAGTTAAAGTCAACTGGTTGTACGCCGTTTTCTAATAAGTAGCGTCCAGCTGGTGTATGCTTACCGATTGAACCTGCTGGTGAAATGTGGTCTGTCGTTACAGAGTCACCAAATTTACCAACTACGCGTAGGCCTGATAATGTTTCGACTTCACCTGGCTCTTTAGATAAACCTTCAAAGAATGGCGGGTTTTGAATGTATGTTGAATCATTATCCCAAGTATATAAAGCTTCGTTTGAAGTTTGGATTTCATTCCAGCGCTCATTGCTGTTAAATACTTGTGCATATTCTTTCTTGAACAGTTCAGATGTAACAACGTTTTGAACTACATCTTCAATTTCTTTAGCTGATGGCCAAATATCGTTGAAGTAAACAGCATTGCCATTTGCATCTTTACCGATTTCATCATTTTTCAGGTCAATATCAACAGTACCTGCAAGTGCATATGCCACAACTAGTGGTGGTGATGCTAAGTAGTTTGCTTTTACAAGTGGATGAATACGACCTTCAAAGTTACGGTTACCAGATAAAACAGATGTTACTAGTAAGTCGTTTGCTGCGATTGCTTCTTCTAATTCTGGCGCTAATGGACCAGAGTTACCGATACAAGTCGTACAGCCGTAACCAACTGTTTGGAAACCTAATTGATCTAAATATGTTGTTAAACCTGATTTATCTAAGTATTCAGTAACAACTTTTGATCCTGGTGCTAATGATGTTTTTACATACTCAGGTACTTTAAGTCCTTTTTCAATTGCTTTCTTCGCAACTAAACCTGCCCCGATTAATACGTATGGGTTTGATGTATTTGTACAGCTTGTAATTGCAGCGATTGCAATTGCACCTGTTTTCATCGTTACTTCTTTATCTTCTAATGTAACCTTCACTTCTTTATCGAACTCTTGCTCATTAAATCCAAGTCCTTGTGTTCCAACTGGTGCTACAACAGCTTTGTGGAACGCATCTTTCATATCTGAAAGTGGAATTAAATCTTGTGGGCGTTTCGGTCCAGAAAGGTTAGATTCGATTGTATTTAAATCAATTTCAACAAGATCAGTATAGATTGGATCTTTACTATCTGCTGTATAGAATAAACCGTTCGCTTTACAGTATTCTTCAACAACGCGAATTTGTTCTTCATCTCTACCTGTTAAACGTAAGTATTCTAATGAAATATCATCGATTGGGAAGAATCCACAAGTTGCGCCGTATTCTGGTGCCATATTTGAAATTGTTGCACGGTCAGCTAAAGGCATGCTCTTTAGTCCATTACCGAAGAACTCAACGAATTTACCAACTACACCTTTTTGACGTAATACTTGTGTTACTTTTAATGCAACGTCTGTCGCTGTAGTACCACTTGGAAGTGTACCAGTTAATTTCACACCGATTACTTCAGGTACCGGGAAGTATGAAGGCTGTCCAAGCATTCCTGCTTCTGCTTCAATACCACCAACGCCCCATCCAAGAACGCCGATACCGTTAATCATTGTTGTATGTGAGTCTGTTCCAACTAACGAATCTGGATATGCAACTAAATCACCTTCAGCATTTTTCACAGCATGAACAACTGGTGCTAAATATTCAAGGTTTACTTGGTGTACAATACCTGTAGCTGGTGGAACCGCACGGTAGTTATCAAATGATTTTTGTGCCCAGCTTAAAAATTTATAACGTTCTTCATTACGTTTAAACTCTAAGTCCATGTTGAATGCAAGCGCGTCTGCCGTACCCGCTCTATCAACCTGTACAGAGTGGTCAATTACAAGGTCTACAGTAATTTCAGGATTAATTTTGTCAGGATCTCCGCCCATGTCTGCCATTGCTTTACGAAGCGAAGCCAAATCAACAACAGCTGGAACACCAGTGAAATCTTGTAAAATTACACGAGATGGTTTAAATGGAACATCGATATCTTGAACATCTTTCGTTCCCCATTTCGCTAAATTTGTAACATGCTCTTCTGTGATTACACGTCCGTCTACTTGACGAAGTACTGATTCAAGTAAAACTTTCACGGAATATGGTAATTGAGATACGTTGCCAACCCCTGCATTTTCAAGCGCTTTCAAATCATAATAATGATACGTTTTTCCATCTACTTCAAAAGTTGCACGTGATTGAAATGGATTATGTTTGACCATTATGTTTCCCCCCTGTTAAACGTGACTAAGTTGTCTGAATATAAAATGTAGACAAACTTTTCAATACCTTACGATAATATCTTATTACAACTTTCTAAATAAGTAAATAATAAGAAACTTATAGATTATCATAAGTTTTCTTTATGTTTCTAAATTTGAATAGCTTTCATGCTCCTTATGAATACTATTATCATAAAGTAAAATGCTCTATCAGCGGTTTACTTACAGTTCATACATACTATGAACTGCTCATCATTCAACATACAAAAAATGTTATAGGGGTGAAATAAAATGGGTAAAAGAAAAGCAAATCATACTATTTCAGGAATGAATGCTGCATCTGCACAAGGACAAGGAACTGGTTACAATGAAGAATTTGCAAACGAGCCTTTAACTCCAGCAGAGCGACAAAATAATAAGAAACGTAAAAAGAACCAGTAAAGAAAAATCCCAAAAGGTCTATTTTCCTTTTGGGATTTCTTCTAATGTTTATAACGTAGTAATTCCGAAACCGTTACAAATCGATAGCCCTGTTTTTTCAGCTCAGGTAAAATTTTTGCTAGCGCTGCTACCGTTTGACTACGATCATTCCCTCCATCATGTAACAATACAATATCGCCACTTTTAGCATTTTTCACTACATGATTTACAATGGAGTCAACCCCTGGATTTGCCCAATCACGCGGGTCTTGATGCCACGACCATAGAACGGTTTGATAGCCAGCCTCTTTCGCTGTTTTAAATACAGCATCGTTAATATATCCGCCAGGAGGACGGAATAGCAAAGGTTCTTTCACCCATTTTCCAAAAAATTTCTTTCCATCTAAAATATCATTTTCTAATTTTTCATCTGACGAATTACTCGCATACAAATGATTCATCGTATGATTTCCAATTTCATGTCCCTCTTTTAACACTTGCTTCACTAAATATGGATTACGCTGAACTCGAAATCCAATCATAAAAAATGTCGCTTCCGCCTTATATTGACGTAATAAATCTAAAACTTGTGGTGTATACGTTGGATCTGGCCCATCATCAAATGTAATTGCAATAATTTTTTCATTATTAGGTACTTCCCATGTTACATAACCAGTTGGTTCTAACTCTTTTCTGAGCAACATTTTCGCTTCCACTTTTTCCACTTGAAATATATGTACTGCACATAGCAAAGAAAAAACGAATAGAAAAATTTTCTGTTTTAGCATAACGTTTACTAAAGCAGCAAGGTTGTCGAATAAACAACAACCTCATTTACTTTTCTAATTGATCTACATTTCGCATTATATTTTGGAGATTATTTTCATATTGCTCAAGTTGTGGACGTTGTGTTTCTGAAGCTACCTCTAGTGCATTTTGAATTTGTTCATATGCTTCCTGAACCTCTTGGCGTAATTCTTTTAAATCATGACCGTAGTTTGGATCATTTTTCACAATGTTGTTAAATGCATTTTCTGCTTGTGTAACGCCTTGCTGTGCCGCTTGAAAAGCTTGTTGCTTATCTTTATGATATGGCATTATATAATCCCCTTTCTGTAATAGTTAGTCCCCTTTATCTTTACCTTTTTTTCTAAAAACATTCTCGTATAAAATCGTCAACTTCTCTCATTCTAAAAAGAAAGAGGAGGTGTCATATACAATGGGTAAAAACAACCGTGAATCAAAAGAAAAACAAGGACAACCTGAGCCATTAAGCGGATCTCATAAAGTAAAAAACCGTAACCATTCACGCCAAAAAAAACATGCACATCATGATATGTAATAAAAAACATTCACATACAGTGCACATTCAACATAAAATGTTTGTATTTCATCATTTATTCTTCACCTCTGTTTCATTCATGCATAACATGATATGAATTGATATTTTACGGAGGGTGTCTTACATGGGCAAGAAAAAGAAGAATTGTCTTTTTCATGTTGATGGTTTCGAAGAATGGATGGATCAATTTTGTTCCGATTCTTATAGTAACTTTAGCTTTCCAAATCAAATTCACATCGACCTTTGTGAAACTGAAGAAGAATATATTTTGGAAACAGATGTACAAAATGTTTCAGAACAAAATGTACTCATTAAAAAGTTAGAGACAGGCCTAGCTATTTGCATACTTCATAAAAACATTTCCTTACAACGAACAATCCCTTTACCTACTACTATCATTTACAAAAAGATGCTAGCCTGCTTAGAAAACGGATTTTTAGCCATTCATATTTCCAAAAATGAAGTTGCTGATAAGCATGAAAAGAAAGTTCTTTTTTCAAATTAAGAGTTAATATAATACAAACTAAGCCCCAGTTGGTTACTGGGGCTTATGTTATTTCGCATGCATTTCTATATTAGAATTTCTATCATATCTTTTTTTCAATAAACCTTTTGTAACTAAAAGCACAGGAAATGCGACAGTTGAAAATATAGCTAGTGCTGAAAATACTGCAAACCCATTTTGGTACCCGTAGTAATCGAGAAGTACTCCTCCAAACCACGGACCTATTACTGCTCCAATTCCCGAAAAGCCCATCGCACCGAAGTATGTTCCTTTTAGATGCGCAACAGCAATATCATCAATAAATACATCCGTCATTGAAAACATTAATACTTCTCCAATTGTAAAAATAATTGTACAAACGGCAGCACCTAGCATAGATTCTACTATTCCAAAGCCAAACAATCCTCCGCTCACAAATAAAGTCCCCACCATAATTGATGTTAACGGTGTATACTTTTTGCACATTTGAATAACAGGGTATTGGATAATCACTACAACAATTGCATTTAAAGCGAGCATATATGAGAATAGCTTCACTCCATCCTCAAATATATATGCATTTGCAAAATATTGAGATACTGTCGTCGTTAAATGTGAAAAACCGCAATTACTCAAAATAATACCGACTAAAGCAACTAAAAATACTATATCTTTTCGCAATATACGCATTGCATTTAGCATTGTAACAGGTTTTTCTGTCCTCACTTTCTTTTTTTCCATTGGATACTTCTTAAATTGGAACGCTAATATAGCTGTATATAGAATATATACCCCAGCTGCTACTAAAAAAGGAATTGTTGATTTTGCACTTCCAATCTGTAATCCAACAATTGGTCCAATTGCAACTCCAACATTTATTGCACCGTATCGTAAGTTATAGACGAGTAACCGATACTCAGGCTTTGTTAAATCTGATAATAATGCTCTTGATGTTGGCTCAAAAAACGACCTACATAATCCATTTAAAGCGTTTAATAAAAAGAAACTTAAAACATGATCCGCAAGTGAAAAACCTATAAACACAAAAATCCAAACAATCATGGACCAGAGCATAATCGTTTTCCGGCCAAATCGATCTGATAAATTCCCTCCGATAAAACTAGCAAAAACGCCAACAAGTGCACTCGTTCCGATAATAGCACCAGTCATTCCAGCTGATACACCTTTAACAGTCGTTAAATAAATCGCTAAAAAAGGGATACTCATTGAAGTTGCAAACCTAGCAAACAATGTCCCTAAAATAATACTCATTCCAAGCGGATGAATATGCTGTAACTTCCCCTTCATCGTTAAACCTACTCTCTCTATTTTCACAAAAAAAGAAAGCAAAGGATCTGCTTTCTTTTCCTTTTTCTATACTTGAGCTGTTGATACCCGAGTTGTTCTCGTTATGTCCATATCAATTCCATATGTGAATTGTAATTCTTTACACACATCTTTAATTAAGATTACGACATTATACTTTTCATTAAATTGTAAAACGATGTTTTCTACTTCTTCATATGTATACTTATATTCCCCTGTAATGACACTTTTTAGATCAAAGCATTCGTTAATACAAAGTTGTACAAGTAGCTGGTCATATTTCTCTATTACATCTTCTTTCTTCCAAAGTAACTCTTTTACATATAATCGATCAAACTTCACACTTTCTCGATTACAATCCGTTAAAATCCGGGTCATTTCGTTTAATTCTCGATATAATTCGGAAATATTTCTGCTTAAACTAAGCAGTTTATCTACGCCGTTTTCATATAACATATTTATTCCACCCCCGCATTTTCTTTCCCTTATTATAGCAAGAAAATTCTAAAAATAGTTTCTTTCTTCTGAAATATTAGGAAACTAATTTCAATTGCTTTACAATGAAACTAGTTAATGCGAGAGGAGAAAGAAAATTGGAACACAAATTATATTACACTGACGCTTATAAGCAAGACTTTACTACTAAAATTATAAAGCAAGATTATGATAAAGATGGTAACTTATACGTTGTTTTGAATGAAACAGCATTTTATCCGACAGGTGGCGGACAACCATATGATACTGGTACATTAAATGATATAAATGTAATCAATGTAGAAGAGATAAACGGAGAAATTCGTCACTACATCGCAGAACAATTACATACAGAAGACGTAGAAGGTAAAATTAATTGGGAGCGCCGTTTTGATCATATGCAACAACATGCGGCTCAGCACATTTTATCTGCTGCTTTTTGGGATTATTTTAACATACCTACGATTGGATTCCATCTTGGTAAAGAAACGGTAACAATTGATTTAGAAACAGAAAATTTACATGCAGAAACGGTTGAAAAAGCAGTACAAATTGCAAACAATATAGTTTTTGAAAACCATCCAATCTGTATAGAGTGGATGAACTTAGAAGAAGCGAAAACATTGCCCCTTCGTAAAGAACCGACTATGACAGAGAATATACGTGTTGTTATTATCGAAAATTACGACTACAACGGCTGTGGTGGAACCCATCCGAAATGCACTGGTGAAGTTGGTCCTATTCAAGTACTAGGATGGGAGCGCAATAAAGGTGGTATACGCTTAACCTTTATCGCTGGTTGGCGTACACTTAAATTAATGGGGCAACAGCAACAAATTATAAAAGATGTTTCCAAACAATTAAACAGTAGCGAAACTGATATCCCAGCAAAAGTAGCACAGCTTCTTACCGCTCAAAAGGAAAACGAAAAAACAATACAAACAATGAATGAAAAATTATTATTTGCAGAGGCAAATGAATTACTGCAACAGCCCACCGAAATACATGCTGGGTTACTTATTTCTAAAGCATTTACAGATCGTTCTATGCAAGAAATTGCAAAACTATCAGCTATCATTACAGAACAACAAGAGCATGCAATTACGTATTTCGTTATTGAAAATGATGACAAACTACAATGTATTCTCGCTTGCGGAAAAA
This genomic interval from Bacillus thuringiensis contains the following:
- a CDS encoding ABC transporter ATP-binding protein, translating into MTEYKRILLPLRQEKILVIAAVCSGIIAAILNLSRPIFMGLIVDNLIQRELKGAYLYIALFAGSRFLMWANNLLFDYISSKASQRILQTKRIELLRNYFSLPFEESEKIKQGELETLVVSDIPNWVRLYGSILIEYIHAIAQFIGAFIALQHIDIQFILWVTPFLFLSTIVPILMGEKVRDIASVAQKNHSSVVEMVSQFVKGIQDLRSLQKEKWAIRLFKRVTAQSYKSEVKKTMMQHCIGVVGTVIETGAYILVLIIGAQKIMRGEIEVGSLIAVLATIEMLFFPVRYVGDLLIMTQVAVASANRAFCFLNKRAADSNVERAMGIRITNVSFQENDGEKCRIHNIDLQIHPGELVIIVGESGAGKTTLLKLITGLYKPSNGSIAYYGNEARMTTVWQEPRFFRTTVTENMYFGEEGLENQLEKNSELINATPIIRGLPEGSQTVLHKSGEEFSGGERKRLALLRAIVSNPTLIILDEPTAGLDPGNQELVWNMIEGIGRDVTRIVATHDVERAMIADCVVVMKNGIIVECGNPRELLNCNSLYNELQTKR
- a CDS encoding Hsp20/alpha crystallin family protein, yielding MGKKKKNCLFHVDGFEEWMDQFCSDSYSNFSFPNQIHIDLCETEEEYILETDVQNVSEQNVLIKKLETGLAICILHKNISLQRTIPLPTTIIYKKMLACLENGFLAIHISKNEVADKHEKKVLFSN
- a CDS encoding serine-tRNA(Ala) deacylase AlaX — translated: MEHKLYYTDAYKQDFTTKIIKQDYDKDGNLYVVLNETAFYPTGGGQPYDTGTLNDINVINVEEINGEIRHYIAEQLHTEDVEGKINWERRFDHMQQHAAQHILSAAFWDYFNIPTIGFHLGKETVTIDLETENLHAETVEKAVQIANNIVFENHPICIEWMNLEEAKTLPLRKEPTMTENIRVVIIENYDYNGCGGTHPKCTGEVGPIQVLGWERNKGGIRLTFIAGWRTLKLMGQQQQIIKDVSKQLNSSETDIPAKVAQLLTAQKENEKTIQTMNEKLLFAEANELLQQPTEIHAGLLISKAFTDRSMQEIAKLSAIITEQQEHAITYFVIENDDKLQCILACGKTVTLDMNALLKDALPAIEGKGGGNKKSARGGGKAVMNGDEFLNQLVSSLQSAV
- the acnA gene encoding aconitate hydratase AcnA; translation: MVKHNPFQSRATFEVDGKTYHYYDLKALENAGVGNVSQLPYSVKVLLESVLRQVDGRVITEEHVTNLAKWGTKDVQDIDVPFKPSRVILQDFTGVPAVVDLASLRKAMADMGGDPDKINPEITVDLVIDHSVQVDRAGTADALAFNMDLEFKRNEERYKFLSWAQKSFDNYRAVPPATGIVHQVNLEYLAPVVHAVKNAEGDLVAYPDSLVGTDSHTTMINGIGVLGWGVGGIEAEAGMLGQPSYFPVPEVIGVKLTGTLPSGTTATDVALKVTQVLRQKGVVGKFVEFFGNGLKSMPLADRATISNMAPEYGATCGFFPIDDISLEYLRLTGRDEEQIRVVEEYCKANGLFYTADSKDPIYTDLVEIDLNTIESNLSGPKRPQDLIPLSDMKDAFHKAVVAPVGTQGLGFNEQEFDKEVKVTLEDKEVTMKTGAIAIAAITSCTNTSNPYVLIGAGLVAKKAIEKGLKVPEYVKTSLAPGSKVVTEYLDKSGLTTYLDQLGFQTVGYGCTTCIGNSGPLAPELEEAIAANDLLVTSVLSGNRNFEGRIHPLVKANYLASPPLVVAYALAGTVDIDLKNDEIGKDANGNAVYFNDIWPSAKEIEDVVQNVVTSELFKKEYAQVFNSNERWNEIQTSNEALYTWDNDSTYIQNPPFFEGLSKEPGEVETLSGLRVVGKFGDSVTTDHISPAGSIGKHTPAGRYLLENGVQPVDFNSYGSRRGNHEVMMRGTFANIRIKNQIAPGTEGGYTTYWPTGEVTSIYDAAMKYKEDGTGLLVVAGKDYGMGSSRDWAAKGTNLLGIKAVIAESFERIHRSNLVLMGVLPLQFKDGESAETLGLVGNESFEIQIDKTVRPRDLVKVVATDADGNEKQFEVVARFDSEVEIDYYRHGGILQMVLREKIEESKVSN
- the pdaB gene encoding polysaccharide deacetylase family sporulation protein PdaB; this encodes MLKQKIFLFVFSLLCAVHIFQVEKVEAKMLLRKELEPTGYVTWEVPNNEKIIAITFDDGPDPTYTPQVLDLLRQYKAEATFFMIGFRVQRNPYLVKQVLKEGHEIGNHTMNHLYASNSSDEKLENDILDGKKFFGKWVKEPLLFRPPGGYINDAVFKTAKEAGYQTVLWSWHQDPRDWANPGVDSIVNHVVKNAKSGDIVLLHDGGNDRSQTVAALAKILPELKKQGYRFVTVSELLRYKH
- a CDS encoding small acid-soluble spore protein P, whose translation is MGKNNRESKEKQGQPEPLSGSHKVKNRNHSRQKKHAHHDM
- a CDS encoding YmzC family protein, producing MIVLGEHPITKELRYIRICLVILVIVLLFFNSEKVVEISTNHDSIENVPTSNMTQIAENTFAIQEYNPLLNSEHTIKIFKYNPDTNQLTLVKEVNSSDPNSYTYQLNETE
- a CDS encoding MDR family MFS transporter, which encodes MKGKLQHIHPLGMSIILGTLFARFATSMSIPFLAIYLTTVKGVSAGMTGAIIGTSALVGVFASFIGGNLSDRFGRKTIMLWSMIVWIFVFIGFSLADHVLSFFLLNALNGLCRSFFEPTSRALLSDLTKPEYRLLVYNLRYGAINVGVAIGPIVGLQIGSAKSTIPFLVAAGVYILYTAILAFQFKKYPMEKKKVRTEKPVTMLNAMRILRKDIVFLVALVGIILSNCGFSHLTTTVSQYFANAYIFEDGVKLFSYMLALNAIVVVIIQYPVIQMCKKYTPLTSIMVGTLFVSGGLFGFGIVESMLGAAVCTIIFTIGEVLMFSMTDVFIDDIAVAHLKGTYFGAMGFSGIGAVIGPWFGGVLLDYYGYQNGFAVFSALAIFSTVAFPVLLVTKGLLKKRYDRNSNIEMHAK
- the sspO gene encoding acid-soluble spore protein SspO, with amino-acid sequence MGKRKANHTISGMNAASAQGQGTGYNEEFANEPLTPAERQNNKKRKKNQ